The following proteins are co-located in the Bordetella bronchialis genome:
- the recC gene encoding exodeoxyribonuclease V subunit gamma encodes MPRSSPPSLPPGLIVIHSNLSESLRDVLVGWMRGHPLGPLEREVVLVQSSGIAQWLKLALAADPRPGAAGGGAGIAAAFEFLLPSRFLWRAYRAVLGAAAVPEVSPFDKPRLMWRLLRLLPEVMEQPVYAPLRRFLRDDADCRKRYQLAERLADVFDQYQVYRADWLAAWAAGRDTLPRDGGAELPLPPSQRWQAALWRAVLDDVKEMAAPIGAAPSSDGRAAVHAAFLRRAADLPDDAVLPGLPRRLIVFGISTLPRQSLEVLAVLSRWTQVLMCVNNPCEHYWADIIEGKDLLRAAHARQQRRQGSPAHIGDDELHLHAHPLLAAWGKQGRDFIGLLDEHDDPGARARLAAALGGEARRLDLFEAAGDDTLLRQLQDDIRDLRPLRETRARWPAVDPARDASIRFHVAHSRQREVEILHDQLLAAFDQDATLRPRDVIVMVPDIEAYAPHIQAVFGLHERDDPRAIPYTIADRVKRHADPLLHAVEQLLQLPRARFAVSEFMDLLEVPAVRERYGVAEDQLPLLHAWIRGANIRWGLHDAQRQALGLPSSGTPAAQNSWLFGLRRMLLGYAVGARAANWQGIEPYDDIGGLDAALLGPLVAVIDDLEQTWLALAEPAPPRVWGERLAALLERFFQPGESADAYTVQQLNAALREWLEVCEEGRVTEALPLSVVAEHWLSRLDEGGLSQRFFGGAVTFATLMPMRAIPFRIVCLLGMNDGEYPRIRMPMDFDLMAYDYRPGDRSRREDDRYLFLEALLSARDRLLISWIGRSVRDNTPRPPSVLVGQLRDHLAAGWRLQGPDAADAADADAAADSQTAAGDARAHDARAHDATTAAMPQPDEALLAALTTEHRLQPFSPAYFSGESPELFTYAREWRGGARGGGAMQALPPVVREDPLTLRELADFVRAPVDAFFKQRLQVSFVLEDAATEDVEPFVPDSLEQWQLQDALIRAQSRALEAGQDYLASREAEAARIGRAGLLPDGAFGALTAGDLIAPLDDMAERYGKALERWPHAMQEEFPIAVGGIAGAPGLEDSLGAFRRDDEGRRCRLLVDSSSLIPKGKYRAARVVPHWVAHVAAQLAGEPVTTVIVSKAGDVVFPPLSRREAMRCMRAWLRGWQAGMSRPLPLAVGAAFEWLTRHPAPPEIEAAIAAGPAEGGAANDARMDGEEAEEDPAPWDGADEGGLGALLAAPAAQAARKVYEGAAEQRGEVDGSPYLQAVYPDFAALARGGEFFTLAQAWLRTMRAMLYADRAKGKAASPSREGEHA; translated from the coding sequence GTGCCCCGTTCGTCCCCGCCATCCCTGCCGCCCGGCCTGATCGTCATCCACAGCAACCTGTCCGAGTCGCTGCGCGACGTGCTGGTGGGGTGGATGCGCGGCCATCCGCTGGGGCCGCTGGAGCGCGAAGTGGTGCTGGTACAGAGCAGCGGCATCGCGCAATGGCTGAAGCTGGCGCTGGCGGCCGACCCGCGGCCCGGCGCCGCGGGCGGCGGGGCCGGCATCGCCGCGGCCTTCGAATTCCTGCTGCCGTCGCGCTTCCTGTGGCGCGCCTATCGCGCGGTGCTGGGCGCGGCGGCGGTGCCGGAGGTCTCGCCCTTCGATAAGCCGCGCCTGATGTGGCGCCTGCTGCGCCTGCTGCCGGAAGTCATGGAACAGCCCGTCTACGCGCCCTTGCGCCGCTTCCTGCGCGACGACGCCGACTGCCGCAAGCGCTATCAGCTGGCCGAGCGGCTGGCCGACGTCTTCGACCAATACCAGGTGTACCGCGCCGACTGGCTGGCGGCCTGGGCCGCGGGCCGCGATACCCTGCCGCGCGACGGCGGCGCGGAGCTGCCGCTGCCGCCCTCGCAGCGCTGGCAGGCGGCGCTGTGGCGCGCGGTCCTGGACGACGTCAAGGAAATGGCCGCGCCCATCGGCGCGGCGCCGTCCTCCGATGGCCGCGCCGCCGTGCACGCCGCCTTCCTGCGCCGCGCCGCGGACCTGCCGGATGACGCGGTGCTGCCGGGCCTGCCGCGCCGGCTCATCGTGTTCGGGATCTCGACGCTGCCGCGCCAATCGCTGGAAGTCCTGGCCGTGCTGTCGCGCTGGACGCAGGTGCTGATGTGCGTGAACAACCCCTGCGAACACTATTGGGCCGACATCATCGAAGGCAAGGATTTGCTGCGCGCCGCCCACGCCCGGCAACAGCGGCGCCAGGGCAGCCCCGCGCACATCGGCGACGACGAACTGCACCTGCACGCGCATCCCCTGCTGGCGGCCTGGGGCAAGCAGGGCCGCGATTTCATCGGCCTGCTCGACGAGCACGACGACCCCGGCGCCCGCGCGCGGCTGGCGGCCGCGCTGGGCGGCGAGGCACGCCGCCTGGACCTGTTCGAGGCGGCCGGCGACGATACCCTGCTGCGGCAACTGCAGGACGATATCCGCGACCTGCGCCCCTTGCGGGAAACGCGCGCGCGCTGGCCCGCCGTGGATCCCGCGCGCGATGCGTCCATCCGCTTCCACGTGGCGCACAGCCGCCAGCGCGAAGTGGAGATCCTGCACGACCAGCTGCTGGCCGCCTTCGACCAGGACGCCACGCTGCGGCCGCGTGACGTCATCGTGATGGTCCCGGACATCGAAGCCTATGCGCCGCACATCCAGGCGGTGTTCGGCCTGCACGAACGCGACGATCCGCGCGCCATTCCCTACACCATCGCCGACCGCGTCAAGCGGCACGCCGATCCGCTGCTGCACGCGGTGGAACAGCTGCTGCAGCTGCCGCGCGCGCGCTTCGCGGTCAGCGAGTTCATGGACCTGCTGGAAGTGCCGGCGGTACGCGAACGCTATGGCGTCGCCGAGGACCAGCTGCCCTTGCTGCACGCCTGGATACGCGGCGCCAACATCCGCTGGGGACTGCACGATGCGCAGCGGCAGGCGCTGGGCCTGCCCTCCAGCGGTACGCCGGCCGCGCAGAACAGCTGGCTGTTCGGATTGCGCCGCATGCTGCTGGGCTATGCGGTGGGCGCGCGCGCCGCGAACTGGCAGGGCATCGAGCCGTATGACGATATCGGCGGGCTGGATGCCGCGCTGCTGGGTCCCCTGGTCGCGGTGATCGACGATCTGGAACAGACCTGGCTGGCATTGGCCGAGCCGGCGCCGCCCCGGGTGTGGGGCGAGCGCCTGGCGGCCCTGCTGGAACGTTTCTTCCAGCCCGGCGAAAGCGCGGACGCGTATACCGTGCAGCAGTTGAACGCCGCCTTGCGCGAATGGCTGGAGGTCTGCGAAGAGGGCCGCGTGACGGAAGCCCTGCCGCTGTCCGTGGTGGCGGAGCACTGGCTGTCGCGCCTGGACGAAGGCGGCCTGTCGCAGCGTTTTTTCGGCGGGGCGGTCACCTTTGCCACGCTGATGCCGATGCGCGCGATTCCGTTCCGCATCGTCTGCCTGCTGGGCATGAACGACGGCGAGTATCCGCGCATCCGCATGCCCATGGATTTCGACCTGATGGCCTACGACTACCGCCCCGGCGACCGCTCGCGGCGCGAGGACGACCGCTATCTGTTCCTGGAGGCCCTGCTGTCGGCGCGCGACCGCCTGCTAATTTCCTGGATCGGCCGCAGCGTGCGCGACAACACGCCGCGGCCGCCGTCGGTGCTGGTGGGCCAGCTGCGCGACCATCTGGCGGCGGGCTGGCGGCTGCAAGGCCCCGACGCCGCCGACGCCGCCGACGCCGACGCCGCGGCGGACAGCCAGACCGCGGCCGGCGACGCCAGGGCCCACGACGCCAGGGCCCACGACGCCACGACCGCGGCGATGCCGCAGCCCGACGAAGCGCTGCTTGCCGCCCTGACCACCGAGCACCGCCTGCAGCCGTTCAGCCCCGCCTACTTCTCCGGCGAGTCGCCGGAGCTGTTCACCTATGCGCGCGAATGGCGGGGCGGCGCGCGGGGCGGCGGCGCCATGCAGGCCCTGCCGCCGGTCGTGCGCGAAGACCCGCTGACGCTGCGCGAGCTGGCGGATTTCGTGCGCGCGCCGGTGGACGCGTTCTTCAAGCAGCGGCTGCAGGTCAGCTTCGTGCTGGAGGATGCCGCGACCGAAGACGTCGAGCCCTTCGTGCCGGATTCCCTGGAGCAGTGGCAACTGCAGGACGCCCTGATACGCGCGCAGTCGCGCGCCCTGGAAGCGGGCCAGGACTACCTGGCCAGCCGCGAGGCCGAGGCCGCGCGCATCGGCCGCGCCGGCCTGCTGCCCGATGGCGCGTTCGGCGCGCTGACCGCCGGCGATCTGATCGCCCCGCTGGACGATATGGCGGAGCGCTACGGCAAGGCGCTGGAGCGCTGGCCGCATGCCATGCAGGAGGAATTTCCCATCGCCGTCGGCGGCATCGCCGGCGCGCCCGGCCTGGAGGACAGCCTGGGCGCTTTCCGCCGCGATGACGAAGGCCGGCGCTGCCGCCTGCTGGTGGACAGCAGCAGCCTGATTCCCAAGGGCAAGTACCGCGCCGCCCGCGTCGTGCCGCACTGGGTCGCCCACGTGGCGGCGCAACTGGCGGGCGAACCGGTTACCACGGTGATCGTCAGCAAGGCCGGCGACGTGGTGTTCCCGCCCCTGTCGCGGCGCGAGGCCATGCGCTGCATGCGGGCCTGGCTGCGCGGCTGGCAAGCCGGCATGTCGCGGCCGCTGCCGCTGGCCGTGGGCGCGGCGTTCGAGTGGCTGACGCGGCATCCCGCGCCGCCCGAGATCGAGGCCGCCATCGCGGCCGGGCCCGCGGAAGGCGGCGCGGCCAACGATGCCCGCATGGACGGCGAAGAAGCGGAAGAAGACCCCGCGCCCTGGGATGGCGCCGACGAGGGCGGCCTGGGCGCGCTGCTGGCCGCCCCCGCCGCGCAGGCCGCGCGCAAGGTCTACGAGGGCGCGGCCGAACAGCGCGGCGAGGTCGACGGCAGTCCTTATCTGCAGGCGGTGTATCCCGATTTCGCGGCGCTGGCGCGCGGCGGCGAATTCTTCACCCTGGCGCAGGCCTGGCTGCGCACCATGCGGGCCATGCTTTACGCGGACCGTGCCAAGGGCAAGGCCGCGTCCCCGTCGCGGGAGGGCGAACATGCCTGA